From Gemmatimonadaceae bacterium, the proteins below share one genomic window:
- a CDS encoding carbon starvation protein A — protein MPRWLSALIWAAVSIAGAIGFGVIGLKRGETISAAWLLTAAVCTYAVGYRFYSKIIAAKIFALDATRATPAERLGDGRDFVPTNKWIVFGHHFAAISGPGPLVGPTLAAQFGFLPGALWIIVGVALGGAVQDFVILCASVRRDGKSLGQMAKEEIGPIAGYTALVAVMGIMVILISVLALVVVNALRDSAWATVTVGLTIPIAMLMGVYMRYIRPGAVLETSVIGLVLLVVSLYAGRWAAEHATLGPLFTLDARTLAWSVMAYGFAASVIPVWLLLAPRDYLSAFVKIGVVLALAGGILLVLPPLEMPAVTQFIDGTGPVFAGKLFPFVFITIACGAISGFHALIASGTTPKLLENEADARMVGYGGMLTESLVAVMALIAACVLTPGVYFAINAPAGIIGTTAESAATAIAQWGFVLRPEELTTLAQQVEEASLLSRTGGAPSLAVGMAHIFASVLGGSTAMALWYHFALMFEALFILTTVDAGTRVGRFMLQDLGKHIWEPFGRVSWYPAVVASSAIVVAMWGYFLYQGVTDPLGGINSLWPLFGISNQLLATVALCVGTTIIIKMGKARYAFVTVLPMIWLVIVTTTASLTKIFGADPRVGFLSHAQSIRDTLAAGNLPAGVADAAAAQRLIFNDNLNAIVAGFFLVAVAIILVDSALAWWRVLSGRLPMTTREAPYVASSRAA, from the coding sequence ATGCCCCGTTGGCTGTCGGCCCTGATCTGGGCCGCCGTCTCGATTGCCGGTGCCATTGGCTTCGGCGTCATCGGTCTCAAGCGCGGCGAGACCATCTCCGCCGCCTGGCTGCTCACCGCCGCCGTCTGCACCTACGCGGTGGGCTACCGCTTCTACTCGAAGATCATCGCGGCCAAGATTTTCGCGCTCGATGCGACCCGCGCCACACCCGCCGAGCGACTCGGCGATGGCCGTGATTTCGTGCCGACCAACAAGTGGATTGTCTTCGGGCACCACTTCGCGGCCATCTCCGGCCCTGGCCCGCTGGTCGGCCCGACGCTGGCGGCGCAGTTCGGCTTCCTGCCCGGCGCACTGTGGATCATCGTCGGTGTGGCACTGGGTGGCGCGGTGCAGGACTTCGTGATTCTCTGCGCCAGCGTGCGCCGCGACGGCAAGTCGCTGGGGCAGATGGCCAAGGAAGAGATTGGGCCCATCGCCGGCTACACGGCGCTGGTGGCGGTGATGGGCATCATGGTGATCCTCATCTCCGTGCTCGCGCTGGTGGTGGTGAACGCGCTGCGCGACTCGGCCTGGGCCACGGTGACGGTGGGCCTGACAATACCCATCGCGATGTTGATGGGCGTCTACATGCGCTACATCCGGCCGGGCGCCGTGCTGGAGACATCGGTGATCGGCCTCGTGCTCTTGGTTGTGTCGCTGTACGCCGGCCGCTGGGCCGCCGAGCACGCGACGCTTGGGCCGCTGTTCACACTCGACGCGCGCACGCTAGCCTGGTCGGTGATGGCCTACGGCTTTGCCGCCTCGGTCATTCCGGTGTGGCTGTTGCTCGCTCCGCGCGACTACCTGTCCGCCTTTGTCAAAATTGGTGTGGTGTTGGCCTTGGCTGGCGGCATCCTGCTGGTGTTGCCACCGCTCGAGATGCCAGCCGTAACGCAGTTCATTGACGGCACGGGCCCGGTGTTCGCCGGCAAGCTGTTCCCCTTCGTGTTCATCACGATTGCCTGTGGGGCGATTTCCGGCTTCCACGCGCTGATCGCCAGCGGCACGACGCCAAAACTGCTGGAGAACGAGGCCGACGCACGGATGGTCGGCTACGGCGGCATGCTCACGGAATCACTGGTGGCGGTGATGGCGCTGATCGCTGCCTGCGTGCTCACGCCGGGCGTGTACTTCGCCATCAACGCGCCGGCCGGCATCATTGGCACGACCGCTGAGAGCGCGGCGACGGCCATCGCACAGTGGGGCTTCGTGCTGCGGCCGGAGGAACTGACGACGCTCGCGCAGCAAGTCGAGGAGGCTTCCCTGCTCTCACGCACGGGTGGCGCCCCTTCGCTCGCCGTCGGCATGGCGCACATCTTCGCCTCCGTGCTCGGCGGCAGCACGGCGATGGCGCTCTGGTACCACTTCGCGCTGATGTTCGAGGCGCTGTTCATCCTCACCACCGTGGACGCCGGCACGCGCGTCGGCCGCTTCATGCTGCAGGACCTGGGCAAGCACATCTGGGAGCCGTTCGGACGCGTGTCGTGGTATCCCGCGGTCGTGGCCTCGAGTGCGATCGTTGTCGCGATGTGGGGCTACTTCCTGTACCAGGGCGTGACCGATCCGCTGGGTGGCATCAACTCGCTGTGGCCGCTGTTCGGCATCTCCAACCAGTTGCTAGCCACGGTGGCACTCTGCGTGGGCACGACCATCATCATCAAGATGGGAAAGGCGCGGTATGCCTTCGTCACCGTGTTGCCGATGATCTGGCTGGTCATCGTGACGACGACGGCGAGCCTGACGAAGATCTTCGGCGCGGACCCGCGCGTTGGCTTCCTGTCGCACGCACAATCGATCCGCGACACGCTGGCGGCAGGTAACCTGCCGGCGGGCGTGGCCGATGCGGCCGCCGCACAGCGGCTGATCTTCAACGACAACCTGAACGCCATCGTCGCGGGATTCTTCCTCGTAGCGGTGGCCATCATCCTCGTGGATTCCGCGCTGGCCTGGTGGCGCGTGCTGTCCGGACGGCTGCCGATGACGACGCGGGAAGCACCGTACGTGGCGTCCTCGCGCGCCGCGTGA
- a CDS encoding prolyl oligopeptidase family serine peptidase, translated as MRPTRLILAALALTPLAALSAQQGSFDLSVKNIMRGPELTGREPSNPQWTADGQWVYFRWLPPGSAWHEQLKPYRVAPRAGATPEEVTPAHMDSVAPMLASGPRSRDGRVRAVTAGGDVWIQQFDRGRVSLRRVTQTNDNESGVRMAQDGRTLYFVRENNAYAFDLASGLTRQLTDIRSGSGPRDPAAPTGQRAALAQQQRDLLEVVREELRTDSIRRAQREEAASRDLPTIWIPTAERIGQLSISPNGMSGLLTTFTPGRDTKGSDVPDYITPEGYPRMIPGRTKVGDNQATIKVGHVDFATGKVTWLKLSPDSVPAGQANVSDWSADGAHAILSVVSSDFKNRYLYSVASAGGAMTLVDALRDEAWVNGPCFNCNGWTPDNRIYYVSEASGYSHLYAVRADGSGKQALTSGSWEVLSVNISDDQRFFELSTSEPSPFTRQGYRMPIAGGARTRITAGDGGHDVTMAPDGQRYVTVYSDANTPPELFVSRIGQASRDQLTTSTTEEWRRYSWIKPEIVMIPGEDGTPIPARIYRPNQFNTQPNGAGVIFVHGAGYLHNVHNWWSSYSREYMFHHLLASRGYTVLDIDYRGSAGYGRDWRTAIYRWMGGKDLDDQVSGSKYLTSQFGINPERIGIYGGSYGGFITLMALFNKPQYFGAGAALRSVTDWANYNHGYTGRILNLPQNDTLSYRRSSPIFFAEGLQDPLLIAHGMVDVNVQFLDVVQLAQRLIELGKEDWEMAVYPVEDHGFVRPTSWTDEYRRILELFDRTIGPNGSKVR; from the coding sequence ATGCGACCGACCCGACTTATCCTCGCCGCCCTTGCCTTGACCCCGCTCGCCGCGCTCAGCGCGCAGCAGGGCAGCTTCGACCTCAGCGTGAAGAACATCATGCGCGGGCCCGAGCTCACGGGTCGTGAGCCCAGCAACCCGCAGTGGACCGCGGACGGCCAGTGGGTCTACTTCCGCTGGTTGCCGCCTGGTTCTGCCTGGCACGAACAGCTCAAGCCGTATCGCGTGGCTCCGCGCGCGGGTGCCACGCCCGAGGAGGTGACGCCGGCGCATATGGACTCGGTCGCACCGATGCTGGCCAGCGGCCCGCGCTCACGCGATGGCCGCGTGCGCGCCGTGACCGCCGGCGGCGACGTGTGGATCCAGCAGTTCGACCGCGGCCGCGTGTCGTTGCGCCGCGTCACGCAGACGAACGACAACGAGTCGGGCGTGCGCATGGCCCAGGACGGCCGCACGCTGTACTTCGTGCGCGAGAACAACGCCTACGCGTTCGACCTCGCGAGCGGTCTCACGCGCCAGCTCACTGACATCCGTAGCGGCAGCGGCCCGCGCGACCCCGCCGCCCCGACGGGCCAGCGCGCCGCGCTGGCCCAGCAGCAGCGCGATCTGCTCGAGGTCGTGCGCGAGGAACTGCGCACGGACTCCATCCGGCGCGCACAGCGCGAGGAAGCCGCCAGCCGCGACCTGCCGACCATTTGGATCCCGACCGCCGAGCGCATCGGGCAGTTGAGCATCTCGCCCAACGGGATGAGCGGCCTGCTGACCACGTTCACGCCCGGCCGCGACACCAAGGGCTCCGATGTGCCCGACTACATCACGCCGGAAGGCTACCCGCGAATGATTCCCGGGCGCACGAAGGTCGGCGACAATCAGGCGACGATCAAAGTCGGCCACGTCGACTTCGCCACCGGCAAGGTCACTTGGCTCAAGCTCTCGCCTGACTCCGTACCGGCGGGCCAGGCCAACGTCAGCGACTGGAGCGCCGACGGCGCGCACGCCATCCTCAGCGTCGTCAGCAGCGACTTCAAGAACCGCTACCTCTATAGCGTGGCCTCCGCCGGCGGCGCGATGACGCTGGTGGACGCGCTGCGCGACGAAGCCTGGGTCAACGGCCCCTGCTTCAACTGCAACGGCTGGACTCCCGACAATCGCATCTACTACGTGTCGGAAGCCAGCGGGTACTCGCACCTCTACGCTGTGCGCGCTGATGGCTCCGGCAAGCAGGCCCTGACCTCCGGCAGCTGGGAGGTACTCAGCGTCAACATCTCCGATGACCAGCGCTTCTTCGAACTGAGCACCAGCGAACCCTCGCCCTTCACGCGACAGGGCTACCGCATGCCGATTGCCGGCGGTGCGCGCACACGCATCACCGCGGGCGACGGCGGACACGACGTGACGATGGCGCCCGACGGCCAGCGCTACGTCACCGTGTACTCCGACGCCAACACGCCGCCTGAGCTATTCGTGAGCCGCATCGGCCAGGCCTCGCGCGACCAGCTCACCACCTCCACCACCGAGGAGTGGCGCCGCTACAGCTGGATCAAGCCGGAGATCGTGATGATCCCCGGCGAGGACGGCACGCCGATCCCGGCGCGCATCTACCGCCCCAACCAGTTCAACACGCAGCCCAACGGCGCCGGCGTGATCTTCGTGCACGGCGCGGGCTACCTGCACAACGTGCACAACTGGTGGTCCAGCTATTCGCGCGAGTACATGTTCCACCACCTGCTCGCTTCGCGCGGTTACACGGTGCTGGACATCGACTACCGCGGCTCGGCCGGCTACGGCCGCGATTGGCGCACGGCGATCTACCGCTGGATGGGCGGAAAGGACCTCGACGACCAGGTGAGCGGCAGCAAGTACCTCACCTCGCAGTTCGGCATCAACCCCGAGCGCATCGGCATCTACGGCGGCAGCTACGGTGGCTTCATCACGCTGATGGCGCTGTTTAACAAGCCGCAGTACTTCGGCGCCGGCGCCGCGCTGCGTTCCGTGACGGACTGGGCGAACTACAACCACGGATACACCGGGCGCATCCTCAACCTTCCGCAGAACGACACGCTCTCGTACCGCCGCTCGTCTCCGATCTTCTTCGCCGAGGGGCTGCAGGATCCCCTCCTGATTGCGCACGGCATGGTGGACGTGAACGTGCAGTTCCTCGACGTGGTGCAGCTCGCGCAGCGCCTCATCGAGCTCGGCAAGGAAGACTGGGAGATGGCTGTCTATCCGGTGGAAGACCACGGCTTCGTGCGCCCGACGTCGTGGACGGACGAGTACCGAAGAATCCTCGAGCTGTTCGACCGCACCATCGGGCCGAACGGGAGCAAGGTGCGATGA
- a CDS encoding YbdD/YjiX family protein → MIQRLAQILRRIIGAPDYVSYVAHVRAHHPGREPLCERDFVTERLRARYEKPGARCC, encoded by the coding sequence ATGATCCAGCGCCTCGCCCAGATCCTCCGGCGCATCATCGGGGCGCCGGACTATGTCTCGTATGTGGCGCACGTGCGCGCGCACCATCCCGGACGTGAGCCGCTCTGTGAGCGTGACTTCGTGACCGAACGCCTGAGGGCGCGCTACGAGAAGCCCGGGGCTCGTTGCTGCTAG
- a CDS encoding MFS transporter, giving the protein MARLNGLLNGAAGSGQPGISGAPQAPRAGRPPLPRNVRALAAVSFLTDVSSELVYPLLPIFLSTVLGVSAAGLGVIEGFAESASSLLRLPAGWWSDRTGRRKPLVVVGYSIAASARPLIGLAVGAWQVLAIRVSDRFGKGIRTAPRDALIADSVAPEHRGYAFGVHRGSDNLGAVVGPLIAWAVLAQELVSLRTLFLWTAVPGFLSVALLVLFVREDVAPRKTGTRVATADLPKAVTDADSAPAAVPALPGVAPLGSAFWRLLFVIFLFTLSLSTDAFLLLRASQLGVPAAMIPILWAALHVVKSSSSVLGGALSDRVGRRPLILGGWGIYAFVYVGFAFAELQWQAWALFLVYGLYFGFSEGTEKALVADFAPRSRRGTAFGWFNATVGIAALPASIVFGLVWDAYGAQAAFLMGATIATSATLLFALVVPSGPAVAPSAAADRSS; this is encoded by the coding sequence ATGGCTCGACTGAACGGTCTCCTGAATGGGGCGGCGGGCTCGGGGCAACCAGGGATCTCGGGTGCTCCGCAGGCACCGCGTGCCGGCCGGCCGCCATTGCCGCGAAACGTGCGCGCGCTGGCGGCCGTGAGCTTCCTGACTGACGTCTCGAGCGAACTGGTGTACCCGCTGTTGCCGATCTTCCTCTCCACCGTGCTTGGCGTCTCGGCGGCGGGGCTCGGCGTTATCGAAGGATTCGCCGAGAGCGCGTCGTCGCTGTTGCGCCTACCGGCAGGCTGGTGGTCAGACCGCACGGGACGCCGCAAGCCGTTGGTGGTGGTCGGCTACAGCATCGCGGCCTCGGCGAGGCCGCTGATTGGCCTGGCCGTCGGAGCGTGGCAGGTCTTGGCGATTCGAGTGAGCGATCGCTTCGGCAAGGGCATTCGCACCGCTCCGCGTGACGCGTTGATTGCCGATTCGGTCGCGCCTGAGCACCGCGGTTACGCCTTCGGGGTGCACCGCGGGTCGGACAACCTCGGCGCCGTGGTCGGTCCGTTGATCGCTTGGGCCGTGCTCGCGCAGGAGCTGGTCTCGCTGCGCACGCTGTTCCTGTGGACGGCGGTGCCGGGATTCCTTTCCGTGGCACTGCTCGTGTTGTTCGTCCGCGAAGACGTGGCCCCGCGCAAGACGGGCACGCGCGTCGCGACGGCTGATCTCCCGAAGGCGGTGACGGATGCGGACTCCGCACCGGCCGCGGTGCCCGCGCTGCCCGGCGTCGCGCCGCTCGGGAGCGCGTTCTGGCGGCTGCTCTTCGTGATCTTCCTATTCACGCTGAGCCTGTCGACCGATGCGTTCCTCTTGCTGCGCGCCTCGCAACTTGGCGTGCCGGCCGCGATGATTCCGATCCTGTGGGCGGCGCTGCATGTCGTGAAATCGTCGAGCTCAGTGCTGGGTGGTGCGCTGTCCGATCGTGTCGGTCGTCGGCCGCTGATCCTCGGCGGCTGGGGCATCTACGCGTTTGTTTACGTCGGCTTCGCGTTCGCCGAGTTGCAGTGGCAGGCCTGGGCGTTGTTTCTCGTGTACGGGCTCTACTTCGGGTTCTCAGAGGGCACGGAAAAGGCGCTGGTGGCGGACTTTGCGCCGCGCAGCCGTCGCGGCACCGCATTCGGCTGGTTCAATGCCACCGTGGGCATCGCCGCCTTGCCGGCGAGCATCGTGTTCGGCTTGGTCTGGGACGCCTACGGCGCGCAGGCGGCGTTCCTCATGGGGGCGACCATCGCCACGAGCGCGACGCTGCTGTTCGCGCTCGTGGTTCCCAGCGGTCCTGCCGTGGCTCCTTCAGCCGCCGCCGATCGCTCCAGCTAG
- a CDS encoding nucleotidyltransferase family protein: protein MRATMAIILARGLGSRLRADDGAALAPAQREAAAKGAKGLMPIAGRPFLDYTLHEFAEAGVKDVVFVVAPDDDALRDRYDEQAPPNRLRVRYAVQDEPRGTAHALLAARDVILAAAGAPRCDDGHRHFLVANADNLYPATAIHDLLELHGPGVAAFDAESLVGDGLMERERVRRFALLDIGADGGLRDVVEKPEASHPLMQRAPQWVSMNLWRFDDRILDDCAAVEPSSRGELELQDAVLRAIARGDRFQAVEQRLAVPDLTHRRDIAVLEGTLAQRHPRP, encoded by the coding sequence ATGCGCGCCACGATGGCCATCATCCTTGCGCGCGGCCTTGGGTCGCGCCTGCGCGCCGATGACGGCGCCGCGCTCGCGCCCGCACAGCGTGAGGCGGCGGCCAAGGGCGCAAAGGGACTGATGCCGATCGCCGGGCGGCCGTTCCTCGACTACACGTTGCACGAGTTCGCCGAGGCGGGGGTGAAGGACGTGGTGTTCGTGGTGGCGCCAGACGATGACGCGCTGCGCGACCGCTACGACGAGCAGGCGCCGCCCAACCGGTTGCGTGTGCGCTACGCCGTGCAGGACGAGCCGCGTGGCACCGCGCACGCCTTGCTCGCGGCGCGCGATGTGATTCTCGCCGCTGCCGGCGCGCCCCGCTGCGACGATGGGCATCGGCACTTTCTTGTCGCGAACGCGGACAACCTGTACCCAGCGACGGCGATCCACGACCTGCTCGAGTTGCACGGCCCTGGCGTGGCGGCGTTCGACGCCGAGTCGCTGGTGGGTGATGGTCTGATGGAGCGCGAGCGTGTGCGGCGGTTTGCGCTGCTCGACATTGGGGCAGACGGCGGCTTGCGCGATGTGGTGGAGAAACCCGAGGCCTCGCATCCCTTGATGCAGCGCGCGCCACAGTGGGTGTCGATGAACCTGTGGCGCTTTGATGATCGCATCCTCGACGACTGCGCCGCGGTGGAGCCGTCGTCGCGAGGCGAGTTGGAGCTGCAGGATGCGGTGCTGCGTGCCATTGCGCGCGGGGACCGCTTCCAGGCCGTGGAGCAACGGCTGGCGGTGCCGGATCTGACGCATCGCCGCGACATCGCCGTGCTAGAGGGGACGCTGGCCCAGCGCCATCCCCGCCCGTGA
- a CDS encoding Na+:solute symporter: protein MRLTTLDWTIVVLSLTVAFVPALFLARRAGSSTAEFFTSGRAAPWWLIGVSMVATTFSTDTPNLVTDLVRGGGVAGNWVWWAFLLTGMATVMFYARMWRRSGVLTDLEFYEIRYSGKAASFVRGFRAVYLGLVFNCVIMATVNLAAAKIASILLGWDMWQTLLICAVFNIGFAVVSGLWGVLVADLIQFGIAMAGSFAAAYFALQRPEVGGLAGLFSQLPAETYAFLPNFSDWTVTLTVLILPLTVQWWSVWYPGAEPGGGSYIAQRMLAARTENDALLGTMFFNVAHYGMRTWPWIIVALSSILVFPQLDDIARAFPDVPRNLVGNDIAYPAMLTFLPAGWLGLMVAGLLSAYVSTIVTHLNWGTSYLVHDLYRRFMRPDASERHYVMVGRLVTAGLMLLAAGLTFYIQTASAGFTLLLSIGAGTGLLYLLRWYWWRVNAAAEIAAMAGSFVIAVGFEFARRGGADIPAHVSLLITVAATTVIWVTAAFVGPRTDVEVLERFYSLVRPAGPGWAAIRASSGVAATSDSFASALLGWVSGVFFVYAALFGVGAFLMGDRSLAMLWLAVFVVSGAMAWRVIQGFRRAA from the coding sequence GTGCGCCTCACGACCCTCGACTGGACGATCGTCGTCCTCTCCCTCACCGTCGCCTTCGTGCCGGCGCTGTTCTTGGCGCGCCGCGCGGGATCGAGCACGGCAGAGTTCTTCACCAGCGGCCGCGCGGCACCCTGGTGGCTGATCGGCGTCTCGATGGTCGCCACGACCTTCAGCACGGACACGCCCAACCTGGTCACCGACCTCGTGCGCGGCGGCGGCGTGGCCGGCAACTGGGTCTGGTGGGCATTCCTGCTGACCGGCATGGCCACGGTGATGTTCTACGCGCGGATGTGGCGGCGCTCGGGTGTGCTCACGGACCTCGAGTTCTATGAGATCCGGTACTCGGGAAAAGCCGCCAGCTTTGTCCGCGGCTTCCGCGCCGTGTACCTGGGGCTGGTGTTCAACTGCGTCATCATGGCGACGGTGAATCTCGCCGCCGCCAAGATCGCCTCGATCCTGCTCGGATGGGACATGTGGCAGACGCTGCTCATCTGCGCCGTGTTCAATATCGGCTTTGCCGTGGTGTCAGGGCTCTGGGGCGTACTCGTCGCCGATCTCATCCAGTTCGGCATCGCGATGGCGGGCTCGTTCGCTGCCGCGTACTTCGCACTGCAGCGGCCTGAGGTCGGAGGGCTCGCCGGACTCTTCTCGCAGCTGCCCGCCGAGACGTATGCGTTTCTGCCCAACTTCTCGGATTGGACGGTCACGCTGACCGTGTTGATCCTGCCGCTCACGGTGCAATGGTGGTCGGTGTGGTATCCCGGCGCCGAGCCGGGCGGCGGGAGCTACATCGCGCAGCGCATGCTCGCCGCGCGCACGGAGAACGACGCACTGCTCGGCACGATGTTCTTCAATGTGGCGCACTACGGAATGCGCACCTGGCCGTGGATCATCGTCGCGCTGAGCTCGATCCTCGTGTTCCCGCAGCTGGATGACATCGCGCGAGCATTCCCCGACGTGCCGCGCAATCTCGTGGGCAACGACATCGCCTACCCGGCGATGCTCACCTTCCTGCCCGCCGGGTGGTTGGGCCTGATGGTGGCGGGACTGCTCAGCGCCTACGTGTCCACCATCGTGACGCACTTGAACTGGGGCACGAGCTACCTGGTGCACGACCTGTATCGACGCTTCATGCGGCCGGATGCCAGCGAGCGGCACTACGTGATGGTCGGGCGACTCGTCACGGCTGGGCTGATGCTGCTTGCTGCCGGCCTCACGTTCTACATCCAGACGGCATCGGCCGGCTTCACCCTGCTGCTGTCGATCGGTGCCGGCACGGGCCTGCTCTACCTGTTGCGCTGGTACTGGTGGCGCGTGAACGCGGCGGCGGAGATCGCGGCGATGGCGGGTTCCTTCGTGATCGCGGTTGGCTTCGAGTTCGCGCGGCGCGGTGGTGCGGACATCCCGGCGCACGTTTCGCTGTTGATCACGGTGGCGGCGACCACGGTCATTTGGGTCACGGCGGCCTTCGTCGGACCGCGCACGGATGTCGAGGTTTTGGAGCGCTTCTATAGTTTGGTGCGCCCAGCCGGTCCCGGTTGGGCGGCGATTCGCGCGTCGTCCGGTGTCGCCGCCACTTCCGACTCCTTCGCCTCGGCGCTGCTCGGCTGGGTCAGCGGCGTGTTCTTCGTGTACGCGGCGCTGTTCGGCGTGGGGGCATTCCTGATGGGCGATCGCTCGCTGGCGATGCTGTGGCTTGCTGTGTTCGTTGTCAGCGGCGCGATGGCTTGGCGCGTGATCCAAGGGTTCCGCCGAGCGGCCTGA
- a CDS encoding Gfo/Idh/MocA family oxidoreductase, which produces MDRRDLLKQALVAGAGLAAASSLTPQMANAESIDAIDLPDAAPPRAAAAKTMKGVPFEAHGTVRFAIVGTGLRGRSIISELLAIDNVRITAVADIVPDKAMRAVKMCTDAGMTAPEVYTNGERDFERLVQRDDVDFVYTATPWDWHVPVMLAALKAGKHCGTECPAGMTLRDLWALVDESEKSRRHCLQLENCNYGYNEMLVNRLVHDGVFGEIQHGAAAYIHDLRTILFETKDEGLWRRDFHTRANANLYPTHGLGPVSWYMDIHAGDRFDYMVSMSTEERGLSLHRAATVSDRNDPKWRERYITGDLNTSLIRTAKGRTIRLEHDVSSPRPYSRLNHVAGTKGAFEDYPPRIYVEGVGRSHSWATIDQWKTSHEHPLWTNIGEMARKKGGHGGMDFVMMWRLVQCLREGLPPDFDVYDAAAWSAPYPLSQMSVARGSRPMRFPDFTRGEWQRNSRGA; this is translated from the coding sequence ATGGATCGCCGTGACCTGCTCAAGCAGGCACTGGTTGCAGGCGCAGGTCTCGCCGCCGCCTCGTCGCTCACGCCGCAGATGGCCAACGCGGAATCCATCGACGCGATCGACCTCCCGGACGCTGCGCCGCCGCGCGCCGCCGCTGCCAAGACGATGAAGGGCGTGCCGTTCGAGGCGCACGGGACGGTGCGCTTCGCCATCGTCGGCACGGGCCTGCGTGGGCGCTCCATCATCTCCGAACTGCTCGCCATCGACAACGTGCGGATCACCGCCGTCGCCGACATCGTGCCCGACAAGGCGATGCGCGCGGTGAAGATGTGCACCGACGCGGGGATGACCGCGCCAGAGGTCTACACGAACGGCGAGCGCGACTTCGAACGGCTCGTGCAGCGCGACGACGTGGACTTCGTGTACACGGCGACTCCGTGGGACTGGCACGTGCCGGTGATGCTCGCCGCACTCAAGGCGGGCAAGCACTGCGGTACCGAGTGCCCGGCCGGAATGACGCTGCGTGATCTCTGGGCGCTGGTGGACGAGAGCGAGAAGTCGCGCCGCCACTGCCTGCAGCTCGAGAACTGCAACTACGGCTACAACGAGATGTTGGTGAACCGCCTCGTGCACGACGGCGTGTTCGGCGAGATCCAGCACGGCGCGGCGGCGTACATCCACGACCTGCGCACGATTCTCTTCGAGACCAAGGACGAGGGCCTGTGGCGGCGCGACTTCCATACGCGCGCCAACGCCAACCTGTACCCGACGCACGGACTGGGTCCGGTCTCCTGGTATATGGACATCCACGCCGGGGATCGCTTCGACTACATGGTGTCGATGAGCACCGAGGAGCGCGGCCTCTCGCTGCATCGCGCAGCCACGGTGAGTGATCGCAATGACCCCAAGTGGCGCGAGCGCTACATCACGGGCGATCTCAACACCTCGCTGATCCGCACGGCGAAGGGGCGCACGATCCGGCTGGAGCACGATGTGTCGAGCCCGCGGCCCTACTCGCGGCTCAACCACGTGGCCGGCACCAAGGGTGCCTTCGAGGACTATCCGCCACGCATCTACGTGGAAGGCGTGGGACGTAGCCACAGCTGGGCCACGATTGACCAATGGAAGACCTCGCACGAGCATCCGCTGTGGACCAACATCGGCGAGATGGCGCGTAAGAAGGGCGGCCACGGTGGCATGGATTTCGTGATGATGTGGCGCCTCGTGCAGTGCCTGCGCGAGGGGCTGCCGCCGGACTTCGACGTGTACGACGCAGCCGCGTGGAGCGCGCCGTATCCGCTGAGCCAGATGTCGGTGGCGCGCGGCAGCCGGCCGATGCGCTTCCCGGACTTCACACGCGGTGAGTGGCAGCGCAACTCACGCGGCGCGTAG
- a CDS encoding XRE family transcriptional regulator has product MNNTFNLAPLRRSREYSQVEVAAAMGLSQPAVSRLESRADISLAALRDYLRAIGGELEVAVRFGGERVELPTAGLEYGERATGRRVREQAPKYASSVRTVAEEPVVAPEWLDEVDRIRAMTPTARMREVANVSAVFAKARRID; this is encoded by the coding sequence ATGAATAACACTTTCAACCTTGCGCCTCTCCGGCGCTCGCGGGAGTACTCGCAGGTTGAGGTCGCCGCGGCGATGGGGCTTTCGCAGCCGGCGGTCTCGAGGTTGGAGTCGCGCGCGGACATCTCGTTGGCGGCGCTGCGGGACTACCTGCGGGCAATCGGTGGGGAGCTTGAGGTCGCCGTTCGCTTTGGCGGGGAGCGGGTGGAGTTGCCGACTGCTGGGCTGGAGTACGGGGAGCGGGCGACGGGGCGGCGGGTGCGGGAGCAGGCTCCGAAGTACGCGTCGAGCGTGCGGACCGTAGCGGAGGAGCCGGTGGTTGCGCCGGAGTGGTTGGACGAGGTGGATCGGATTCGGGCGATGACGCCGACGGCGCGGATGAGGGAGGTCGCGAACGTGTCCGCCGTCTTCGCGAAGGCGCGTCGAATTGACTGA